The Desulfonatronum sp. SC1 genomic interval CGTGACCGTAGCCAGGATCAAGACCCCGGCCCGTGCGCCGCGCTCCTTGAACAGCACGATGGTCGCGTTGATGCAGGGGGCCAGGAAGGTCATCAGCACGAGATTGACCACGATCTGCAGGTTCGTGAACAGGGGGGTGAGATGCTCCAGTTCGGCCACGCCGCTTTCCCGGCGGATCATGGTCTTGATGAACACCTGGACGCTCTGTTCGGGCAAGCCCATGACCATGTTGATCACCGGTCCCAGGGCGGCTTCCAGGGCGCTCAGGCCGCCCACGCGCTGGAAGAGAAAGATGAACATCGAGGCCAGGACAAAGACCGGCAGGGCCTCCTTGATGAAAAACCAGGTTTTCCTGGAGGCCATTTTGATCACGGCCCAGGGCTTGGGCAGGCGCATGGTCGGGATTTCCAGGATCAACTGGGAGCGCTGTCCGGGAATGACCTTGTTCGCCAGCCAACCGGCCAGGAGCAGTTGGGAAAAGATCAGTCCGTAGACCGTGATGGAGGCCGAGACGGGCATCTTGGCCAGAATGACCATCATCACCGCCAACAGCGGAGCGCAGGGCAGACAGAGGAAGACCAGGAACGAGGCGATGTTCTTTTCCTTGGTCGTGCTGAGCACCCGGGTGGTCAGGATGGACATGGTCACGCAGGAAAAGCCCATGACCAGGGGGATCACGCCCTTGCCGTTCAGGCCGATCAAGCGGAAGACCCGGTCCAGAAGCAGGGAAAGGCGAGCCAGATACCCGGAGTCCTGAAGCGCGCCAAAGGCGATGTAAAAGCAGAAGATCACCGGCATGACCAGCCCCAGGGCCAGAAAAATCCCCGTGGGGAAGACGCCGAAGTCCGGGTCCATGAGCATGTCCCGGAGCAGGGCGCTGGGAATGAAGTCGATCAGGGCAGTGAGCAGCGGGATCAGGTGGGGCTCGAAGAGTTCGTCGTGAATCGTGTCCACCAGGAACGTGGCCCCGAAGGCTCCGATGAAATAGTACAGGAGCACGAGAATTCCCAGGGCAATGGGGATACCCGTGGAAAGTTGGGTGCACCAGTCGCCGAAGGAGAGAATCAATGAACTCTTGGAGGGCGGCTCGACCTTCTGGACCTGTTCGGCAATCCTGGCGGCCTCGGCCTGGTAGAGGTTGCTCAGTTCGATATCCACGGCAATGGGGCTTTCCCGACGGGTTTCCGCGGCCAGCCGACGGAGCTGGTCCAGCATCCCGGCACCGTATTTGTCCAGGATGTAGCGCTCCACGGCCGGATCCTCGGTGAGCAGAAGAATGCCCAAGGCACGGGAGGAGAACGTGCCCGAAGGCATGAGTTTCTCCACCACGGCAAGAAATTGATTCACCCGCGCAGAGTAGGCCGCAACAGGCTTCGCCGGACGAACGTCGTCCAGGGCCCGGGCCAGTTCGCGAACCCCGATCCCTTCCCGGGCGATGGTGGTCATCACGCGGATGCCCAGCTTTTCCGAGAGCTTGGCGAAGTCGATTTCAATGCCCCGTGACGCGGCCTCGTCGACCATGTTCACCACCAGCAACATGGGCAGCCCGTATTCCGCGAACTGCAGGGCGATGGCGATGGTCCGCTTCAGGTTCTTGGCGTCGGCCACCAGAAGGATGCGCAGATCCTCGCCGGGGATTTCCGGGGACAGCAGAATGTCCCGGGAGGCCCGTTCATCCTCGTTGGTGGAGAACAGGGAATGGATGCCCGGAGTGTCCAGGGCAACCCCGTCCCGCCCCTTGAGGCGTCCACGGGGAATGGAGACCGCGATGCCGGGAATCGCGACCTCGGTGCAGTCGGAAGCCGTTAGCCGGTCGTACAAGGTGCTCTTGCCGACTTTCATCGTGCCGATGAACACGTAATGGGCGCTGGGTTCTTTGTCGGCGTCGGAGCGGCAGGTGTCGCAGTGTTCGCAGGTGGTCATGGTCGTCTCATGGTGGTCTCGCAATGGTCGGTCATATGGAGGGCGGAAGAGGGGAGCCACCCGTTCGCTTGGGTCGTCGAGTTCCTTCCCAAGCTTTCCGAAGTCCGTCAAGCATCCGGGCTTCAAGAGGGTTCAAAAGTCGGCCCGTGCTTTGTTGGATATTTTCGGCGATTGATTTTTTTCGGGTCTGCTGTCAGGCTGACTGAGAGTTGACCCCATCACGGACGGACCCATAGTGACGAGTCTGTCCGTCAAACCAAGGAGGGAACATCATGAAAAAGACCACTCTCATTACCAGCTTGGCTCTGGGCGGGATTTTGTTGTTCGCCGGCACGGCTGCCGTTTCTTACGAAGCCCTGGACGGGGAAAAGCTCTACCAGGAGCGGTGTTCCCAGTGTCACGGTTTGGGACGGGTGGATCGGGCCACCAAGGACCTGGCTGCTTGGGAAACCACGGTGGACCGGATGATCGGCAAGCGTGCCGGATTGCTCAACGCCGAGGAGCGAGACGCCGTGGTGGAATATCTGGCCAACCGGTAGGACGATTTCGTGAACAAGGATGCCGCAAGAACGGCCGTTATCGCCTTGGCGATGGCGGTCGTGCTTTTTTGGGCGATGGCTTGTCCTGGTTTTGCGTTGGACCAGAGCGATCTGGAACGCCTGCTGGCCACCGGAGCCTGTCCGGGGTGCGACCTC includes:
- a CDS encoding c-type cytochrome; the protein is MKKTTLITSLALGGILLFAGTAAVSYEALDGEKLYQERCSQCHGLGRVDRATKDLAAWETTVDRMIGKRAGLLNAEERDAVVEYLANR
- a CDS encoding ferrous iron transporter B, which gives rise to MTTCEHCDTCRSDADKEPSAHYVFIGTMKVGKSTLYDRLTASDCTEVAIPGIAVSIPRGRLKGRDGVALDTPGIHSLFSTNEDERASRDILLSPEIPGEDLRILLVADAKNLKRTIAIALQFAEYGLPMLLVVNMVDEAASRGIEIDFAKLSEKLGIRVMTTIAREGIGVRELARALDDVRPAKPVAAYSARVNQFLAVVEKLMPSGTFSSRALGILLLTEDPAVERYILDKYGAGMLDQLRRLAAETRRESPIAVDIELSNLYQAEAARIAEQVQKVEPPSKSSLILSFGDWCTQLSTGIPIALGILVLLYYFIGAFGATFLVDTIHDELFEPHLIPLLTALIDFIPSALLRDMLMDPDFGVFPTGIFLALGLVMPVIFCFYIAFGALQDSGYLARLSLLLDRVFRLIGLNGKGVIPLVMGFSCVTMSILTTRVLSTTKEKNIASFLVFLCLPCAPLLAVMMVILAKMPVSASITVYGLIFSQLLLAGWLANKVIPGQRSQLILEIPTMRLPKPWAVIKMASRKTWFFIKEALPVFVLASMFIFLFQRVGGLSALEAALGPVINMVMGLPEQSVQVFIKTMIRRESGVAELEHLTPLFTNLQIVVNLVLMTFLAPCINATIVLFKERGARAGVLILATVTVYAIILASLLNHLCRLAGITFT